A stretch of Vanessa cardui chromosome 26, ilVanCard2.1, whole genome shotgun sequence DNA encodes these proteins:
- the LOC124540772 gene encoding uncharacterized protein LOC124540772 translates to MKVLALVILAVASASGKGSGPYLPSGWRPEGPAFFLPSEVKPSENPLKDVILAGSEASGSDFLREYGPPKVQEISQNLINQGLPDVATEQTFGAPLFIAEAKEIVEAEVEAITENTEAKEEQAEGTTESVILEEKTTLINLPIVEVERIVETSQTTLENGVETTNTNVEISQFENIVTSEGTVEKVEVTQESSQKTEVTNQQSAQESTSSNVEVSKVVERIVTEQVSQESVNQQESVTSNAESQSDVTQKTEAAVENSDSSSLVTEVTLQQAQNIPDIIASLENEIKTQQAEENQAVSDVSAVQSTGSIEQAPEGFLEYGPPGFAEYGPPKGDEEKTADLSFETNETRRRRFSPKFKSSKKH, encoded by the exons ATGAAG GTTTTGGCTTTAGTCATTCTCGCCGTAGCGTCCGCATCTGGCAAGGGATCCGGACCCTATCTACCCAGTGGATGGAGGCCGGAAGGGCCAGCCTTCTTTCTACCTTCTGAAGTG AAACCGTCTGAAAACCCACTTAAGGATGTAATCCTCGCTGGTTCTGAAGCATCAGGATCTGATTTTCTCCGTGAATACGGACCACCGAAAGTTCAAGAGATCTCCCAAAATTTGATCAACCAAGGACTCCCCGATGTAGCTACCGAACAAACTTTTGGCGCCCCTCTATTTATTGCTGAGGCTAAAGAAATTGTAGAGGCTGAAGTAGAAGCAATCACAGAAAACACTGAAG CTAAGGAAGAACAAGCCGAAGGAACCACAGAATCAGTCATCCTAGAAGAGAAGACTACATTAATCAATCTACCAATCGTAGAAGTTGAAAGGATTGTCGAAACTTCTCAAACAACTCTTGAAAATGGAGTCGAAACCACAAACACTAACGTTGAAATATCTCAGTTCGAAAATATCGTAACCTCTGAGGGTACTGTTGAGAAAGTAGAAGTCACTCAAGAAAGCAGCCAGAAGACAGAAGTTACTAACCAACAGTCAGCTCAAGAATCTACTTCGTCTAACGTTGAGGTGTCAAAAGTAGTTGAAAGGATTGTAACCGAGCAAGTGTCCCAAGAATCAGTAAACCAACAAGAATCCGTCACATCCAACGCTGAATCCCAGTCTGACGTTACACAAAAAACTGAAGCCGCAGTAGAAAACTCAGATTCATCAAGTCTCGTTACTGAAGTTACTCTTCAACAGGCCCAAAACATCCCCGATATTATCGCTAGTCTTGAAAACGAAATCAAAACTCAACAA gcGGAAGAAAACCAAGCAGTCAGCGATGTGTCTGCTGTTCAAAGTACTGG TTCCATTGAGCAAGCCCCTGAAGGTTTCCTCGAGTACGGTCCCCCTGGCTTCGCCGAGTACGGACCCCCCAAAGGCGACGAG GAGAAAACCGCAGACCTATCCTTCGAAACCAACGAGACCAGAAGACGTCGTTTCTCACCCAAAttcaa atCGTCAAAGAAGCACTAA